One genomic region from Euleptes europaea isolate rEulEur1 chromosome 6, rEulEur1.hap1, whole genome shotgun sequence encodes:
- the RPL27A gene encoding 60S ribosomal protein L27a: MAVSKPSKLRKTRKLRGHVSHGHGRIGKHRKHPGGRGNAGGMHHHRINFDKYHPGYFGKVGMRHYHLKKNQHFCPTVNLDKLWTLVSEQTRLNYAKNQSGLAPVIDVVRSGYYKVLGKGKLPKQPVIVKAKFFSRKAEEKIKEVGGACVLVA; the protein is encoded by the exons ATGGCAGTCAG taagccttccaaactgaggaagacCCGGAAGCTGAGGGGTCATGTCAGCCATGGCCACGGCCGTATCG gcaAACACAGGAAGCATCCTGGAGGTCGTGGTAATGCTGGGGGTATGCACCACCACAGAATTAATTTTGACAAATA CCATCCTGGTTATTTTGGAAAAGTTGGTATGAGACATTACCACTTGAAGAAGAACCAACACTTCTGCCCTACAGTCAATCTGGATAAACTCTGGACTCTTGTTAGTGAGCAGACAAGGCTCAACTATGCCAAAAACCAGTCTGGATTAGCTCCTGTTATAGATGTTGTGCGCTCA GGCTACTACAAAGTTCTGGGCAAGGGGAAGCTGCCCAAACAGCCTGTAATTGTGAAAGCTAAATTCTTCAGCAGAAAAGCCGAAGAGAAAATCAAAGAAGTTGGTGGCGCCTGTGTGCTAGTAGCATAA